Proteins encoded together in one Bacteroidota bacterium window:
- a CDS encoding formylglycine-generating enzyme family protein, with protein sequence MYIAALRRLTIQHAAFGTNPESMQIQHTCTAVAVLFISLFPLHAVSHAQDAQRSFSHTIQLAMVQVPGGTFSMGNTGAANGERAETPVQDVNVAPFALGIFEVTQAQFEAIMGYNPSYNRAQNKPVEQISWYDAVRFCNRLSRLDGFEPAYQIDPVTGYTRIADTDGYRLPTEAEWEYAARAGTTTDTFAGNLTVQEGQDEVLDEIAWYYTGHSEGYTRAVGGKSPSPLGLYDMLGNVWEWTDSWFANYDDKTAPRQLKTLRGGAMDAWPFANRSSYRYRLHPSYTSYNIGFRIARSLQD encoded by the coding sequence AAATTCAACACACCTGTACAGCGGTTGCGGTACTTTTTATATCGCTATTTCCTTTGCATGCAGTGAGCCATGCCCAGGATGCGCAGCGCTCGTTTTCCCATACCATCCAACTCGCCATGGTACAGGTACCTGGTGGCACATTCAGTATGGGCAACACAGGAGCAGCCAACGGAGAACGCGCGGAAACGCCGGTGCAGGATGTAAACGTTGCCCCTTTTGCCCTGGGTATCTTTGAAGTAACGCAGGCTCAGTTTGAAGCCATAATGGGTTACAATCCGAGCTACAACCGCGCACAGAATAAACCGGTAGAACAAATCTCCTGGTATGATGCAGTACGGTTTTGCAATCGGCTGTCACGTCTTGACGGGTTTGAGCCGGCCTATCAAATAGATCCGGTTACAGGCTACACACGCATTGCGGACACCGACGGGTACCGATTGCCAACAGAGGCAGAGTGGGAATATGCCGCCCGTGCCGGGACAACAACAGATACTTTTGCCGGCAATTTAACTGTGCAGGAAGGCCAGGATGAAGTGCTGGATGAAATTGCGTGGTATTACACGGGTCACTCGGAAGGGTACACACGGGCAGTCGGAGGCAAATCGCCCAGTCCATTGGGACTTTACGACATGCTGGGCAATGTATGGGAATGGACTGACAGCTGGTTTGCAAATTATGACGACAAAACAGCTCCCAGGCAATTAAAAACACTCAGGGGTGGCGCCATGGACGCCTGGCCCTTTGCCAACCGCAGCAGTTATCGGTACCGGCTGCATCCGAGCTATACAAGCTACAACATAGGCTTCCGCATCGCTCGATCCTTACAGGATTAG
- a CDS encoding DUF6713 family protein codes for MTDFIDLVYYLVVSLLLTHELDAVHKHEWRLLFYLRNLEESAARQAFILLHIPLLVLLLWLSTHSQETVRFATVVGIDVFAIIHAGLHARLSGHPAYAFHPTYSKLLIYGAAVFSAIHMALLTFTLYS; via the coding sequence GTGACAGATTTTATAGATCTCGTGTATTACCTGGTGGTCTCCCTGTTACTGACGCATGAATTAGATGCGGTACACAAGCATGAGTGGCGCCTGCTTTTCTATCTCCGCAACCTGGAGGAGTCGGCAGCAAGGCAAGCCTTCATTTTGCTCCATATTCCCTTACTCGTATTATTACTATGGTTGAGCACACACAGCCAGGAAACCGTTCGATTTGCAACAGTAGTTGGCATTGATGTATTCGCGATAATTCATGCCGGACTCCATGCGCGCCTCTCCGGCCATCCTGCCTACGCCTTTCATCCAACATACTCGAAGCTGCTGATTTATGGCGCAGCAGTTTTTTCGGCGATTCATATGGCGCTGTTAACTTTTACGCTTTACTCTTAA
- a CDS encoding antibiotic biosynthesis monooxygenase, with protein sequence MAIKRIWHGWTTLENADAYSTVLHDVVIPGIVAKQIPGYAGIEVLRQDHETETEFITILTFQSLQNVIDFQGEDYTRAYIPEEAQRVLKRWDQHASHYQVVSTNL encoded by the coding sequence ATGGCAATTAAGCGAATCTGGCACGGGTGGACAACACTCGAAAATGCCGACGCGTATAGCACGGTACTGCATGACGTCGTCATTCCAGGCATCGTAGCGAAGCAGATTCCGGGCTATGCCGGCATCGAGGTACTCCGGCAAGATCATGAAACAGAAACCGAGTTCATCACGATCCTAACATTTCAATCATTACAAAATGTGATTGACTTTCAGGGTGAAGACTATACACGTGCCTACATTCCAGAAGAAGCACAACGTGTGCTGAAACGATGGGATCAACATGCATCACACTACCAGGTTGTATCAACCAATCTTTAG
- a CDS encoding serine hydrolase domain-containing protein: protein MTKKALLLPFHPTILTCVLIFALPAIASAAGYSQQDQTFTGAIPHTKTFPGIFPAPYPYANAEDVGLDTETLQALSDTTLKWISEDQIVGAELLVIKDGHIILHEAMGWSDREANIPLSRNTIYRLRSMTKPFTGAAALLLIQDGQLSLISKAAAFLPAWKNKKSAQITIKQLLTHTSGFEQGGTPKPASQYPDLASVTRESGRLGPQHTPGDKFIYSDINSFALGSIVAKRAGKSLEAYIQQHLLDPLQLQDTYIGYTKGAAWASRVNPTYEKNEDGEWVQYWTPEEAQVFPYFRASGGILSTAFDYARWLDIWANNTVLLPATNLAEGRLLSEDLVREALKSHGRDAYADYGFHWEIYQTHPLIFGHAGSDGTLAVAIPSEQILLLYFTQSRRNGTTQKWLRLAQKAMGID, encoded by the coding sequence ATGACCAAGAAAGCGCTCCTTTTACCATTTCATCCAACTATTCTTACGTGTGTTCTGATCTTTGCACTGCCTGCAATAGCCAGTGCAGCAGGGTACTCGCAGCAAGACCAAACTTTCACCGGCGCCATTCCCCATACCAAGACCTTCCCGGGAATCTTCCCTGCACCCTATCCCTATGCAAACGCTGAAGATGTAGGTCTGGACACAGAGACCTTACAAGCTCTCAGCGACACTACACTAAAATGGATATCAGAAGACCAAATTGTTGGTGCTGAGCTGCTTGTCATCAAAGATGGGCATATCATCCTCCATGAAGCAATGGGCTGGAGTGATCGAGAAGCAAACATTCCGCTGTCACGGAATACCATTTATCGGTTGCGTTCGATGACCAAGCCGTTTACGGGCGCTGCAGCACTCCTGCTAATTCAAGACGGCCAGCTCTCTTTAATATCAAAAGCCGCTGCATTTTTGCCTGCCTGGAAAAATAAAAAGTCAGCACAAATAACTATTAAACAGTTACTCACACACACCAGCGGATTTGAGCAAGGGGGGACACCAAAGCCGGCATCTCAATACCCTGATCTCGCTTCTGTTACACGCGAGAGTGGGCGCCTGGGACCTCAGCATACACCCGGCGATAAGTTTATTTACAGCGATATCAACTCTTTTGCATTGGGATCGATCGTTGCAAAACGCGCTGGCAAATCGCTGGAAGCATACATCCAGCAGCACTTGCTTGACCCTCTTCAGCTTCAAGACACTTACATAGGCTATACAAAAGGAGCGGCCTGGGCATCGCGGGTGAATCCAACATACGAGAAAAACGAAGATGGAGAATGGGTGCAATATTGGACGCCTGAAGAAGCACAGGTTTTCCCTTATTTCAGGGCTTCTGGAGGCATCCTTTCAACAGCATTTGATTATGCCCGCTGGCTAGATATCTGGGCTAACAACACGGTATTGCTACCTGCTACAAATTTAGCTGAAGGACGATTGTTATCGGAAGATCTGGTGAGGGAAGCACTCAAATCACACGGTCGTGATGCCTACGCGGATTACGGGTTTCATTGGGAAATATACCAGACGCATCCCCTTATATTTGGTCATGCAGGATCAGATGGCACATTGGCTGTGGCAATCCCCTCAGAGCAAATCCTGTTGCTCTACTTCACCCAATCGAGAAGGAACGGTACAACCCAAAAATGGCTTAGACTGGCACAAAAGGCAATGGGGATAGACTAA
- a CDS encoding SRPBCC family protein, whose product MKPVHIIRRIDAPLDEVFQTVSDVRNFSEAVPHIAKVEFLTEQKVGKGTRFLETRSMNGREQTIELEVADFIENDRVRMISDVGGTVWDTMFTVSSDAGKVMLEMKMDIKPHKLLAKLMTPLIRGMVVKGVVADMDAVKAYCESKHAHAG is encoded by the coding sequence ATGAAACCAGTTCACATTATACGTCGCATTGACGCACCGCTCGACGAGGTCTTCCAAACTGTTTCAGACGTGCGTAATTTCAGTGAGGCTGTACCTCATATCGCAAAGGTGGAATTCCTGACGGAGCAGAAAGTCGGTAAAGGCACCCGGTTCCTTGAAACGCGCTCGATGAATGGCCGCGAGCAAACCATTGAACTTGAGGTTGCAGATTTCATAGAGAATGATCGTGTACGCATGATCTCAGACGTGGGTGGCACTGTTTGGGACACGATGTTTACCGTTTCAAGTGATGCAGGCAAAGTTATGCTTGAAATGAAAATGGATATCAAACCACACAAGCTGCTCGCCAAACTAATGACCCCACTCATCCGCGGGATGGTGGTTAAAGGCGTAGTGGCAGACATGGATGCAGTCAAAGCTTATTGTGAATCCAAACACGCACATGCAGGATAA